A single region of the Alosa alosa isolate M-15738 ecotype Scorff River chromosome 6, AALO_Geno_1.1, whole genome shotgun sequence genome encodes:
- the spryd4 gene encoding SPRY domain-containing protein 4 — translation MALPLSMAGCCRLAGRTAGSLLFRPTRRMVLSSRRCFVSASTINNLQFKLDDRTAHSSLDLFRRDTAVIYRILGLDPSHVQDNPERFRDWAVVFGDSRITSGRHYWEVTVRKSHEFRLGVAEAAMSRDECIGTNNTSWVFGYVQRKWHAMTTNKMVPVPLVGKPDRVGVLLDYEAGRLSLVDTQKSKIIHTISAQFRGPLCPAFALWDGELLTHSGLEVPEGLN, via the exons ATGGCGTTGCCTCTCAGCATGGCAGGTTGTTGTCGTTTAGCGGGGCGTACAGCGGGCAGCCTGCTTTTCCGACCAACCCGTCGAATGGTTCTGTCAAGCAGGAGGTGCTTTGTCAGTGCCAGCACAATTAATA ACCTGCAGTTTAAATTGGACGACCGAACTGCTCACAGCAGTCTGGACCTGTTTAGGCGAGACACTGCCGTGATCTATCGTATTCTGGGCCTTGACCCCAGCCATGTGCAAGACAACCCTGAGCGCTTCCGCGACTGGGCCGTGGTGTTCGGAGACAGCCGCATCACCTCTGGTCGGCACTATTGGGAAGTGACCGTCCGCAAGTCCCATGAGTTTAGGCTGGGAGTGGCGGAGGCGGCCATGTCGCGAGACGAGTGCATCGGCACCAATAATACTTCATGGGTGTTTGGCTACGTGCAGCGCAAGTGGCACGCCATGACCACCAACAAGATGGTACCAGTGCCTCTGGTGGGGAAGCCTGACCGCGTCGGCGTGCTGTTGGACTACGAGGCAGGCCGGCTCAGCTTGGTGGACACGCAGAAGAGCAAGATCATCCACACCATCAGCGCCCAGTTCCGCGGGCCACTCTGCCCTGCCTTCGCTCTTTGGGACGGGGAGCTCCTAACACACTCTGGCCTGGAGGTCCCAGAGGGACTGAACTGA
- the gls2a gene encoding glutaminase liver isoform, mitochondrial yields MHCLKNIRASNSGVLKLLAQNAVGQTRTGSRGTGVLRPRPVAVPFSTNGASALSQQTCHQHRVSDAEQVQYSKGAVTGLEDLLFYTITQGEEKIPVSRFIAALRSTGLMPSDPRLRDCMRQLQQSIHESIGTVMMDQELFRKCVGSNIVLLTKAFRKKFIIPDFETFISHINEIYYSAQQQEGGQVADYIPQLAKLNPKSWGVSLCTVDGQRHSVGDTRVPFCLQSCVKPLEYGVAVNEAGSEAVHKYVGKEPSGHKFNKLSLDEDDKPHNPMVNAGAIVISSLIKPGANKAEKFDHMLQYLKRMAGMEFVGFNNATFQSEKETGYRNYAIGYYLKEKKCFPHNSDMSTALDFYFQLCSIEVTCESGSVMAATLANGGICPITGERVLSAEAVRNTLSLMHSCGMYDFSGEFAFHVGLPAKSGVSGAVLLVVPNIMGMMCWSPPLDRVGNSVRGIHFCQELVSLFNFHNYDNLRHFARKLDPRRQAGDDRNKSVVELMFAAYSGDVSALRRFALSSKDMELSDYDRRTALHVAAAEGHVEAVLFLTQICKVNPLVKDRWGNSPLDDALQFSRDDVVKILQEYQTLYAQTNTSCPSEPALDLDGQQKLDALKGLV; encoded by the exons ATGCACTGTCTCAAGAATATTCGTGCATCAAATAGTGGCGTCCTCAAACTACTCGCCCAAAATGCTGTGGGCCAGACTCGGACTGGAAGTAGGGGCACAGGTGTACTACGTCCACGGCCCGTCGCAGTTCCATTCAGTACCAATGGCGCTTCAGCGCTCAGCCAGCAGACGTGCCATCAGCACAGGGTCTCCGACGCAGAGCAGGTGCAATACAG TAAAGGGGCGGTCACTGGTCTGGAAGATCTTCTGTTCTACACGATCACccaaggagaggagaaaatcCCTGTCTCTCGCTTCATTGCT GCTCTGAGGAGCACGGGGCTGATGCCCTCCGACCCCAGACTGAGGGACTGCATGCGCCAGCTGCAGCAGTCCATCCACGAGTCCATTGGGACGGTGATGATGGACCAGGAGCTTTTCAGGAA atGTGTGGGCAGCAACATTGTGCTTTTGACAAAAGCTTTTAGGAAGAAGTTCATCATCCCTGACTTTGAGACGTTCATCTCCCACATCAATGAAATCTATTACTCTGCACAGCAACAGGAAGGAGGacag GTGGCAGACTACATTCCACAGCTGGCTAAATTAAATCCGAAGTCGTGGGGAGTTTCCCTCTGCACAGTCGATGGCCAGAG GCACTCGGTAGGGGACACGCGTGTGCCATTCTGCCTGCAGTCCTGTGTGAAGCCATTGGAGTACGGCGTGGCCGTGAACGAGGCAGGAAGTGAGGCGGTCCACAAATATGTGGGGAAAGAGCCCAGTGGACACAAGTTCAACAAACTCTCACTGGATGAAGATG ACAAACCACATAACCCCATGGTGAATGCAGGAGCCATAGTTATCAGCTCGCTTATTAAG CCAGGAGCTAATAAAGCAGAGAAGTTTGATCAT ATGTTGCAATATCTCAAGAGAATGGCAGGGATGGAATTTGTAGGCTTCAACAACGCTAC CTTTCAGTCGGAGAAGGAGACGGGTTACAGAAATTACGCTATTGGATATTACCTCAAAGAGAAGAAG TGCTTCCCACATAACTCTGACATGAGTACTGCGCTGGACTTCTACTTCCAG CTGTGCTCGATAGAGGTGACGTGTGAGTCGGGGAGCGTCATGGCTGCCACGCTGGCTAACGGAGGGATCTGTCCAATCACAGGCGAGCGTGTGCTGAGCGCCGAAGCTGTGAGGAATACATTGAGTCTCATGCACTCCTGTGGAATGTATGACTTCTCTGGAGAGTTTGCCTTTcat GTGGGCTTACCTGCCAAGTCAGGTGTGTCAGGTGCCGTGCTCCTCGTGGTCCCCAACATCATGGGAATGATGTGCTGGTCTCCGCCTCTGGACCGAGTGGGCAACAGCGTCAGAGGAATCCACTTCTGCCAG GAACTGGTGTCACTCTTTAACTTCCACAACTATGACAACCTGAGGCATTTTGCCAGGAAGCTGGACCCACGCCGACAGGCTGGTGATGATAGG aATAAGTCTGTGGTTGAACTCATGTTTGCTGCCTATAGTGGAGATGTGTCAGCGCTCAGACG GTTTGCTCTGTCCTCTAAGGACATGGAGTTGAGTGATTATGACCGGCGGACAGCCCTCCACGTAGCAGCGGCTGAGG GTCATGTGGAGGCCGTGCTCTTTCTAACTCAGATCTGCAAAGTCAACCCACTGGTGAAGGACAG ATGGGGAAACTCCCCTCTCGATGACGCCCTCCAGTTCTCCAGGGACGACGTAGTGAAGATCCTGCAGGAGTACCAGACGTTGTACGCACAAACAAATACCTCCTGTCCCTCTGAACCTGCGCTGGACCTAGATGGGCAACAGAAGCTAGACGCCCTCAAAGGCCTGGTCTGA